In one Oryza glaberrima chromosome 2, OglaRS2, whole genome shotgun sequence genomic region, the following are encoded:
- the LOC127763060 gene encoding chloride channel protein CLC-c-like produces MEGQSQHRAPEREGSHNYDIESTDGSGGLWRRNGSSSGALLRYNDSGGGRSGSAGEPLLRKRTMNTTSQIAIVGANVCPIESLDYEVVENDLFKQDWRSRKKKQIFQYIVLKWTLVLLIGLLTGLVGFFNNLAVENIAGFKLLLTGNLMLKERYLTAFFAYGGCNLVLAAAAAAICAYIAPAAAGSGIPEVKAYLNGVDAYSILAPSTLFVKIFGSILGVSAGFVLGKEGPMVHTGACIANLLGQGGSRKYRLTCNWLRYFKNDRDRRDLITCGSAAGVAAAFRAPVGGVLFALEEAASWWRSALLWRAFFTTAVVAVVLRSLIEFCRSGKCGLFGQGGLIMFDLSSTVATYSTPDLIAIIILGIIGGIFGGLFNFLLDKVLRVYSIINERGAPFKILLTITISIITSMCSYGLPWLAACTPCPVDAVEQCPTIGRSGNFKNFQCPPGHYNDLASLFFNTNDDAIRNLFSNGTESEFHMSTLFIFFTAVYCLGILTYGVAVPSGLFIPVILAGATYGRIVGTLLGSISDLDPGLFALLGAASFLGGTMRMTVSVCVILLELTNDLAMLPLVMLVLLISKTIADNFNKGVYDQIVVMKGLPYMEAHAEPYMRHLVAGDVVSGPLITFSGVEKVGNIVHALRFTGHNGFPVVDEPPLTEAPELVGLVTRSHLLVLLNGKMFMKDQLKTSGSFVLQRFGAFDFAKPGSGKGLKIQDLDFTDEEMEMYVDLHPVTNTSPYTVVETMSLAKAAILFRALGLRHLLVVPKTPDRPPIVGILTRHDFVEEHIHGLFPNLNPHKFHSTSMGG; encoded by the exons atgGAGGGGCAGTCGCAGCACCGGGcgccggagagggaggggagccacAACTACGACATCGAGAGCACGGACGGGTCCGGCGGGCTGTGGCGGCGGAACGGCTCGTCGTCGGGGGCGCTGCTCCGCTAcaacgacagcggcggcggccgcagcgggAGCGCCGGGGAGCCGCTGCTGCGGAAGCGCACCATGAACACCACCTCCCAGATCGCCATCGTCGGCGCCAACGTCTGCCCCATCGAGAGCCTCGACTACGA AGTTGTTGAGAACGACCTTTTCAAGCAAGACTGGCGATCAAGAAAGAAGAAGCAGATATTTCAGTACATTGTTCTGAAGTGGACCTTGGTGCTTCTTATTGGCCTGTTGACTGGACTTGTTGGCTTCTTCAACAATCTTGCAGTTGAAAACATTGCTGGATTCAAACTGTTGCTCACGGGTAATCTTATGCTAAAGGAAAG GTATTTAACTGCATTTTTCGCTTATGGAGGTTGCAATTTGGTCTTAGCAGCTGCAGCGGCAGCAATATGTGCTTACAttgcacctgctgctgctgggtcTGGTATTCCCGAAGTTAAAGCATATCTTAATGGAGTTGATGCATATTCAATATTGGCCCCCAGTACGCTCTTTGTGAAG ATATTTGGTTCAATACTTGGAGTTTCAGCTGGATTTGTACTTGGAAAGGAAGGTCCTATGGTACATACAGGGGCATGTATTGCCAACTTGCTTGGTCAGGGAGGATCCCGCAAGTACCGGCTTACATGTAATTGGCTAAGATATTTTAAGAATGACAGGGATAGGCGGGATTTAATTACATGCGGGTCTGCAGCTGGAGTGGCAGCTGCCTTCCGTGCTCCTGTTGGTGGTGTCCTATTTGCTCTTGAGGAAGCAGCATCATG GTGGCGAAGTGCTCTTTTGTGGAGGGCGTTCTTTACAACGGCTGTTGTTGCTGTCGTGTTGAGATCTCTGATTGAGTTCTGTCGTAGTGGAAAATGCGGTCTCTTTGGGCAAGGTGGATTAATTATGTTCGATCTCAGTTCAACTGTTGCAACCTACAGTACTCCAGATCTAATAGCAATAATTATCCTTGGAATAATTGGTGGAATCTTTGGAGGcctttttaattttctcttgGACAAGGTTCTCCGTGTTTACAGTATCATAAACGA GAGAGGTGCTCCATTCAAGATCCTTCTCACTATAACAATATCAATTATCACATCAATGTGCTCTTATGGTCTCCCTTGGCTTGCTGCGTGCACTCCATGTCCCGTGGATGCTGTGGAGCAATGTCCCACCATTGGACGCTCTGGTAACTTCAAGAACTTTCAATGTCCACCAGGGCATTACAATGATCTTGCATCACTCTTTTTCAATACAAATGATGATGCCATCCGCAACCTCTTTAGCAATGGGACTGAATCTGAGTTCCACATGTCCACCCTTTTCATCTTTTTCACTGCTGTGTACTGCCTTGGAATTCTGACGTACGGTGTTGCCGTCCCATCCGGTCTCTTCATCCCTGTTATTCTCGCTGGTGCAACATACGGGCGCATAGTGGGGACACTTCTTGGATCCATATCCGACCTTGATCCTGGTCTTTTTGCCCTTCTTGGTGCAGCATCTTTTCTTGGTGGAACAATGAGAATGACCGTGTCAGTCTGCGTGATCCTTCTAGAGCTCACCAACGACCTGGCCATGCTCCCTCTGGTCATGCTTGTTCTTCTCATATCGAAGACTATAGCAGATAACTTTAATAAAGGAGTTTATGATCAGATAGTGGTAATGAAAGGCTTGCCATACATGGAGGCTCATGCTGAACCATACATGAGGCACTTGGTTGCTGGCGATGTTGTGTCTGGCCCACTTATTACGTTTTCAGGTGTCGAGAAGGTGGGAAACATTGTCCATGCGTTAAGGTTCACAGGCCACAATGGATTCCCAGTGGTTGATGAGCCACCTCTAACGGAAGCACCTGAATTGGTCGGGCTCGTGACAAGGTCTCATCTGTTGGTTTTGCTGAATGGCAAGATGTTCATGAAAGACCAGCTGAAAACTAGTGGTAGCTTTGTCCTTCAAAGATTCGGTGCCTTTGATTTTGCCAAGCCAGGGTCAGGGAAAGGCTTGAAAATTCAGGACCTGGACTTCACTGATGAGGAGATGGAAATGTATGTGGATCTCCATCCCGTTACAAACACCTCACCTTATACGGTGGTTGAGACAATGTCACTCGCAAAAGCTGCAATCCTATTCCGTGCACTAGGATTGAGGCACCTTTTGGTTGTGCCAAAGACACCAGAT AGGCCACCCATTGTCGGAATTCTCACGAGGCATGATTTCGTCGAAGAACATATCCACGGGCTGTTCCCAAATCTCAATCCTCACAAGTTCCACTCGACATCGATGGGAGGCTGA